A window of the Acidobacteriota bacterium genome harbors these coding sequences:
- a CDS encoding NAD regulator encodes MAGRKTSIVVGLNAAIAAVSDEMPLILTTLARDDQEALPFGPLDPEGDRTLELGLRGWVREQTGVELGYVEQLYTFGDRNRDPRETAGGPRVISVAYLALVRQSKLTAPKAQWRDCYEFFPWEDMREGRPRLFDQTIGPCLEEWAAQADSPAKRRQRRDRSAIAFGLRGSPWDSDRVLDRYELVYEAGLVEESVRDAAARGRSLKPLQCIPSGEPLLGRPLALDHRRILATALGRLRGKIKYRPVVFELLPDTFTLFQLQRVVEALSGVRLHKQNFRRLVAKGGLVERTGQMEPQTGGRPAELFRFRREVLRERPAPGVGLPGLRV; translated from the coding sequence ATGGCCGGACGCAAAACCTCCATCGTGGTGGGACTCAATGCCGCCATCGCGGCCGTCAGCGACGAAATGCCGCTGATTCTCACCACCCTGGCCCGCGACGACCAGGAAGCGCTGCCCTTCGGGCCTCTCGATCCCGAAGGCGACCGAACCCTGGAACTGGGGCTGCGGGGATGGGTGCGCGAGCAAACCGGCGTGGAACTGGGCTACGTGGAGCAGCTCTACACCTTCGGCGACCGCAACCGCGATCCGCGGGAAACGGCGGGCGGCCCGCGGGTCATCTCGGTGGCCTACCTGGCCCTGGTGCGGCAAAGCAAGCTCACCGCTCCCAAGGCCCAATGGCGCGACTGCTACGAGTTCTTCCCCTGGGAGGACATGCGCGAAGGGCGTCCGCGCCTGTTCGACCAGACCATCGGCCCCTGCCTGGAGGAATGGGCCGCCCAAGCCGACTCGCCAGCCAAACGCCGTCAACGCCGGGACCGCAGCGCCATCGCCTTCGGACTGAGGGGCTCGCCCTGGGACTCGGACCGGGTGCTGGACCGCTACGAACTGGTCTACGAAGCCGGACTGGTGGAAGAATCCGTGCGCGACGCCGCCGCCCGTGGACGCAGCCTCAAGCCGCTCCAGTGCATCCCCTCCGGGGAACCGCTGCTGGGGCGTCCGCTGGCCCTCGATCATCGGCGCATACTGGCCACCGCCCTGGGCCGTCTGCGGGGCAAGATCAAGTACCGCCCCGTGGTCTTCGAACTGCTGCCCGACACCTTCACCCTCTTCCAATTGCAGCGGGTGGTGGAGGCTCTCTCCGGCGTCCGCCTGCACAAACAGAACTTCCGCCGCCTGGTGGCCAAGGGCGGACTGGTGGAACGCACCGGGCAAATGGAGCCGCAAACCGGCGGACGTCCCGCCGAACTCTTCCGCTTCCGCCGCGAAGTGCTGCGCGAGCGTCCGGCGCCTGGGGTCGGCCTCCCGGGCCTGCGGGTGTGA
- a CDS encoding EscU/YscU/HrcU family type III secretion system export apparatus switch protein, which produces MNDKKTRTEQGSRREREFAAALRYSPYDDPAPRMTAKGHGKLAQKIIRMARESGVPVRQDRDLVQVLSRLDLNEEIPAPIYAAVAEILAFLYRASLQDDPLDGS; this is translated from the coding sequence ATGAACGACAAGAAGACCAGGACGGAGCAGGGATCGCGCCGGGAACGGGAATTCGCCGCCGCCTTGCGCTACAGCCCCTACGACGACCCGGCTCCCCGCATGACGGCCAAGGGGCACGGAAAGCTGGCCCAGAAGATCATCCGCATGGCCCGGGAAAGCGGCGTGCCGGTACGCCAGGACCGCGACCTGGTGCAGGTGCTGTCCCGCCTCGACCTCAACGAAGAGATTCCTGCCCCCATCTATGCCGCCGTCGCCGAGATCCTGGCCTTCCTCTACCGGGCTTCGCTGCAAGACGATCCGTTAGACGGCAGCTAA
- a CDS encoding MBL fold metallo-hydrolase codes for MKKTSAAVLVAILLGPLCQFGVPAATLSAQDDPGPGGRFEAVQVAPQVTVFVQQEILLYPVQGNIVLIERGQDALVVDSGRTPSWAAAVIAEIRRTTDKPVRYLVNTHWHGDHHHGNSTFLDAFPGLTLVGHAETSREIANQGKRSLEGQIRLMENPQPWLDALQKNDDGRGNPLRPDQRHRIRQMTGMPAQYLEELRQVELTPPAFTYRQGLVLGEGEERVEIFSNGPGNTAADSILYLPGSKIVITGDLLTSTVPFMSGSHPRGWLARLREIGELDFEVIIPGHGLPQRDRRLLDLHIDLLETIIEQAEAAVEAGETLEAFMEGLDLSRFRQAYCGEDDFLIQEFDARVTYAAVPSAYRETLRVRRRQQDSEWTLPLGEAVRTKSEELRAQAASLEIAEGAKALKERVLEDLDRVDSELDADRHLLALYRLGSAWEGLFSAAQAYGRQEDKPEDADAFQSHWSGIKATLESRRQALLDSPAQEKDETLTPLAVRAMADISLMQTLPYVNAAGLYAHSTSVSYGLYALGQGQSHLRWAEWCRGQKVSQGRPQPALRETAAALLADLEQRTGEAFEDPELAIEMHSRFIQLNASLKKAREVLAAEGKTVQPISALLPLLEAEMHLQEILSRQSPLAAAGRHRLQLENWQRRIKASPFDHSLALLFLQRAGEALEAAEENEEPEEELRSAAAILEGVLPAYFTWVKE; via the coding sequence ATGAAGAAGACCAGCGCCGCGGTGCTTGTGGCGATTCTCCTGGGTCCGCTCTGCCAGTTCGGCGTCCCAGCAGCAACTCTGTCGGCCCAGGACGACCCGGGGCCCGGCGGCCGCTTTGAAGCTGTCCAGGTCGCGCCCCAGGTCACCGTCTTCGTCCAGCAGGAGATCCTGCTCTATCCGGTGCAGGGCAACATCGTCCTTATCGAGCGCGGGCAGGACGCGCTGGTGGTGGACTCGGGACGCACCCCTTCCTGGGCCGCGGCCGTCATCGCCGAAATACGCCGCACCACCGACAAGCCCGTCCGCTACCTGGTCAACACCCACTGGCACGGAGACCATCACCACGGCAACTCCACCTTCCTGGACGCTTTTCCCGGCCTGACCCTGGTGGGACACGCCGAGACCAGCCGGGAAATCGCCAATCAGGGCAAGCGCAGCCTGGAGGGACAGATCCGCCTGATGGAGAACCCTCAGCCCTGGCTCGACGCCCTGCAGAAAAACGACGATGGACGCGGCAATCCTCTGCGCCCCGATCAACGGCACCGCATCCGCCAGATGACGGGAATGCCGGCCCAGTACCTGGAGGAACTGCGTCAGGTCGAACTGACTCCTCCCGCATTCACCTACCGCCAGGGCCTGGTGCTGGGAGAAGGCGAGGAGCGCGTCGAGATCTTTTCCAACGGCCCCGGCAATACGGCCGCCGATTCCATCCTCTACCTGCCGGGATCCAAGATCGTCATCACGGGCGACCTGCTGACGTCCACCGTCCCCTTCATGTCGGGCAGCCACCCGCGCGGTTGGCTGGCCCGCTTGCGTGAAATCGGCGAACTCGACTTCGAAGTCATCATTCCCGGGCACGGCCTTCCCCAGCGCGACCGCAGACTGCTCGACCTCCACATCGACCTGCTGGAGACCATCATCGAGCAGGCCGAAGCGGCGGTGGAGGCGGGAGAAACACTGGAGGCCTTCATGGAGGGCCTCGACCTAAGCCGGTTCCGCCAGGCCTACTGCGGGGAAGACGACTTCCTGATTCAGGAGTTCGACGCCAGGGTCACCTACGCGGCGGTGCCCTCAGCCTACCGCGAGACGCTGCGCGTCCGCCGCCGGCAGCAGGACAGCGAGTGGACCCTTCCCCTGGGCGAAGCTGTTCGAACCAAATCCGAGGAATTGCGGGCACAGGCTGCCTCTCTGGAAATCGCAGAGGGGGCCAAAGCGCTCAAGGAACGCGTCCTGGAAGACCTCGACAGAGTCGATTCGGAGCTTGACGCCGACCGCCATCTGCTGGCCCTGTACCGATTGGGTTCGGCCTGGGAAGGTCTCTTCAGCGCCGCCCAAGCCTACGGCCGGCAAGAGGACAAACCTGAGGACGCGGATGCTTTTCAGAGCCACTGGAGCGGCATCAAGGCAACCCTTGAAAGCAGACGCCAGGCGCTGCTCGACTCTCCTGCTCAAGAAAAGGACGAGACCCTGACGCCGCTGGCCGTGCGGGCCATGGCCGATATTTCGCTCATGCAGACCCTGCCCTATGTCAACGCCGCGGGACTCTACGCTCACAGCACTTCAGTGTCTTACGGCCTCTACGCCTTGGGCCAGGGCCAGTCCCACCTGCGCTGGGCCGAGTGGTGCCGCGGCCAGAAAGTCTCGCAGGGGCGTCCGCAGCCGGCCCTTCGCGAAACGGCGGCTGCTCTACTGGCCGACTTGGAGCAGCGCACCGGAGAGGCCTTCGAGGATCCTGAACTGGCCATAGAAATGCACTCCCGCTTCATCCAGCTCAACGCATCCCTGAAAAAAGCCCGCGAGGTATTGGCGGCCGAAGGCAAGACGGTTCAGCCCATTTCCGCCTTGCTTCCGCTGCTGGAGGCAGAGATGCACCTGCAGGAAATCCTCTCCCGGCAATCGCCTCTCGCCGCCGCCGGGCGTCATCGGCTGCAACTCGAGAACTGGCAGCGGCGCATCAAGGCCTCGCCCTTCGACCACTCCCTGGCGCTGCTCTTCCTGCAAAGGGCCGGTGAAGCGCTTGAGGCTGCTGAGGAGAACGAGGAGCCGGAAGAGGAACTGCGTTCGGCCGCGGCCATCCTGGAGGGTGTCTTGCCAGCCTACTTCACCTGGGTCAAGGAGTGA
- the nadA gene encoding quinolinate synthase NadA translates to MTTQQSSFSGSGPDLRFDDQVAARTAAIYDKVRGVIPEMEWPVHAPYVDEINRLKKERNAIILAHNYQTPEIFHGVADLSGDSLALAKLAAETEAQVIVLCGVHFMAETAKLLNPDKTVLIPDLEAGCSLASSITGEDVRLLRQRYPEAPVVTYVNTSAEVKAETDVCCTSANALQVVESLDAERIIFLPDEYLGRHIASQTDKTIINWKGRCEVHERFTGEELRAYRQAHGPDIRVLAHPECPPDVLEEADFIGSTSGLINYVDEHRPARVVMITECSMSDNVSVNFPEVDFVRPCNLCPHMKRITLPKILDSLRHMRYEVTVEEEVAKRARRAVERMMEVGRGKGQ, encoded by the coding sequence ATGACGACTCAACAAAGTTCTTTTTCAGGTTCAGGCCCGGACCTGCGCTTCGACGATCAGGTGGCCGCCCGCACTGCGGCCATCTACGACAAAGTGCGCGGCGTCATTCCCGAGATGGAATGGCCCGTCCATGCTCCTTACGTGGACGAGATCAACCGTCTCAAGAAGGAGCGCAATGCCATCATCCTGGCCCACAACTACCAGACCCCCGAGATCTTCCACGGCGTCGCCGACCTGAGCGGCGATTCGCTGGCCCTGGCCAAGTTGGCGGCCGAGACCGAGGCCCAAGTGATCGTGCTCTGCGGGGTCCACTTCATGGCCGAGACGGCCAAGCTCCTCAATCCCGACAAGACGGTGCTGATCCCCGACCTGGAGGCGGGCTGCTCGCTGGCTTCGTCCATCACGGGCGAGGACGTCAGGCTGCTGCGCCAGCGTTATCCCGAAGCCCCCGTGGTCACCTATGTCAACACCTCGGCCGAGGTCAAGGCCGAGACCGACGTCTGCTGCACCTCGGCCAACGCCCTGCAGGTGGTGGAATCGCTCGACGCCGAGCGCATCATCTTCCTGCCCGACGAGTATCTGGGACGCCACATCGCCTCCCAGACCGACAAGACCATCATCAACTGGAAGGGCCGCTGCGAGGTCCACGAGCGCTTCACGGGAGAGGAGCTGCGGGCCTATCGCCAGGCTCACGGCCCGGATATCCGCGTGCTGGCGCATCCCGAGTGCCCTCCCGACGTGCTGGAAGAGGCCGACTTCATCGGATCCACTTCGGGACTCATCAATTACGTGGACGAGCACCGTCCCGCCCGCGTGGTGATGATCACCGAGTGCTCGATGAGCGACAACGTGTCGGTCAACTTTCCCGAGGTGGACTTCGTGCGTCCCTGCAACCTGTGTCCCCACATGAAGCGCATCACGCTGCCCAAGATCCTCGACTCGCTGCGCCACATGCGCTACGAGGTCACGGTTGAGGAAGAGGTGGCCAAGCGCGCCCGCCGGGCCGTTGAGCGCATGATGGAAGTGGGCCGGGGGAAGGGCCAATGA
- a CDS encoding winged helix-turn-helix domain-containing protein, producing MDVSKDFFVGDVRVEPELHRLNCAGRMERVTPKAMQVLQCLAARPGQVLTRQQLLAKVWPETAVNEEVLTRAVSDLRKALGETASQARFIETIPKRGYRLVVPVRLPGEIDEAAPPSAAVAREAQGPWRARWLLLVPLGLAVLVVGTMAVVYWAAPRPQAPHPIPLRTRPLTSMPGREVLPAFSPDGNQVAFAQRSLDEGGSWNLFVRMADAESLLQLTDGPEHDVAPAWHPDGDRLAFMRFADDTCSIYEIPSLGGVPIKLSDCGMNQAVDLAYSPDGRWMAFSDRPGQGQSFAIRLLSSDGRESRFLPPPQGQHWGDKDPSFSPDGQSVAFTRSVSMMTQDVFLAPLDGGPAERLTGDAAALYGHAFTPDGRSLLMASNRGGSGGLWRLDLRTRLLQWMPLDIPWPSFPTVSPDGRRVVVQSRRQQADIVRLDLEQGTVTGVVETTRDDIAPAPGPGGLLAYASDRSGSYEIWMRRDGQDRRLTSFGGPFAGSPRISPDGRWVAFDARPHGHADIYLAEVESGRLLRLTQARSSELSPAWSTDGRWIYFGSNRGGQWQIWRSPFPTRGVPPHPKAERASSSTVLASQDDPSTGPLLQQVTSQGGYSGFPGLRGEYLYLIKYDQPGLFRFHLTSGRETLVEALAELRGEGSVVACPQGLCFLRGQEDSTLLIRLNPESGQEEVLQTFPAGRWGRIALAPDGRSLYAVRPAAGESDLVMADLPAAP from the coding sequence GTGGACGTTTCTAAAGACTTTTTCGTAGGCGATGTCAGGGTGGAGCCCGAGCTGCACCGGCTCAACTGCGCGGGCCGGATGGAGCGGGTGACGCCCAAGGCCATGCAGGTCTTGCAATGCCTGGCTGCGCGTCCCGGCCAGGTGCTCACCCGCCAGCAGCTTCTGGCCAAGGTGTGGCCGGAGACGGCCGTCAACGAAGAGGTGCTGACGCGCGCTGTTTCCGATCTGCGCAAGGCCCTCGGGGAGACGGCCTCCCAAGCCCGCTTCATCGAAACCATTCCCAAGCGGGGCTACCGACTGGTGGTTCCTGTGCGCCTCCCTGGCGAAATCGACGAGGCTGCACCGCCGTCTGCTGCGGTCGCCCGCGAGGCTCAGGGCCCCTGGAGAGCGCGCTGGCTGCTGCTCGTTCCCCTGGGCCTGGCGGTGCTGGTGGTGGGAACGATGGCTGTCGTCTATTGGGCGGCGCCGCGTCCTCAGGCGCCTCATCCCATCCCGCTGCGCACCCGCCCGCTCACCAGCATGCCCGGACGCGAAGTGCTTCCGGCCTTTTCCCCCGACGGCAATCAGGTGGCCTTCGCCCAGCGCTCCCTGGACGAAGGCGGTTCCTGGAACCTTTTCGTCCGCATGGCCGATGCCGAGAGCCTGCTGCAGTTGACGGACGGTCCCGAACATGACGTGGCCCCCGCCTGGCATCCGGATGGGGACCGCCTCGCCTTCATGCGCTTTGCCGACGACACCTGCTCCATCTACGAGATCCCCTCCCTGGGCGGCGTGCCCATCAAGCTGTCGGACTGCGGAATGAACCAGGCCGTCGACCTGGCCTACTCGCCTGACGGCCGCTGGATGGCCTTTTCCGACCGGCCCGGACAGGGTCAGTCCTTCGCCATCCGGCTGCTTTCCTCCGACGGCCGGGAGAGCCGCTTCCTGCCGCCCCCTCAAGGACAGCACTGGGGCGACAAAGACCCCTCCTTTTCGCCCGACGGCCAATCCGTCGCCTTCACCCGCAGCGTCAGCATGATGACCCAGGACGTCTTCCTGGCTCCCCTGGACGGCGGTCCTGCTGAGCGTCTGACCGGCGATGCCGCGGCCCTTTACGGACACGCATTCACACCCGATGGACGCTCCCTGCTCATGGCATCCAACCGGGGAGGCAGCGGCGGACTGTGGCGCCTCGATCTGCGGACCCGGCTCCTGCAGTGGATGCCGCTGGATATCCCCTGGCCCTCTTTCCCGACCGTGTCGCCCGATGGACGGCGCGTCGTGGTGCAGAGCCGCCGCCAGCAGGCCGACATCGTCCGTCTCGACCTCGAGCAGGGGACGGTTACGGGGGTGGTGGAGACCACCCGAGACGACATCGCGCCCGCCCCTGGCCCCGGGGGACTGCTGGCCTACGCCTCAGACCGCAGCGGCAGCTACGAGATCTGGATGCGGCGCGACGGTCAGGACCGCCGCCTGACCTCCTTCGGCGGGCCCTTCGCCGGCTCGCCCCGCATCTCGCCCGACGGACGCTGGGTGGCCTTCGACGCCCGTCCTCACGGCCATGCCGACATCTACCTGGCCGAAGTCGAGAGCGGACGCCTGCTGCGGCTGACCCAAGCCCGGTCCAGCGAGCTTTCACCCGCCTGGTCTACTGACGGACGCTGGATCTACTTCGGTTCCAACCGGGGAGGCCAATGGCAGATCTGGCGCAGTCCTTTCCCGACTCGGGGTGTGCCGCCGCACCCCAAAGCGGAGCGAGCTTCTTCGTCAACGGTTCTGGCCTCCCAGGACGACCCCTCGACCGGGCCCTTGCTGCAGCAGGTCACTTCCCAGGGCGGCTACAGCGGCTTTCCGGGTTTACGGGGCGAGTACCTCTACCTGATCAAGTACGATCAGCCGGGCCTCTTCCGGTTCCACCTGACCAGCGGACGCGAGACGTTGGTGGAAGCTCTGGCGGAGTTGCGGGGGGAGGGATCGGTGGTGGCCTGCCCGCAGGGGCTCTGCTTCCTGCGCGGCCAGGAGGACTCCACGCTTCTCATCCGCCTCAACCCTGAGAGCGGGCAGGAGGAGGTGCTGCAAACCTTCCCGGCCGGCCGCTGGGGACGCATCGCCCTCGCTCCCGACGGACGCTCCCTCTACGCCGTCCGCCCGGCGGCAGGCGAATCCGACCTGGTCATGGCCGACCTGCCCGCCGCTCCCTAG
- a CDS encoding cystathionine gamma-synthase family protein: MSKDKRHVSIEGHDLRPESLMMSYGYNPALSEGAVKPPIFQTSTFVFKNAEEGKAFFEIAYGLRERGPNERLGLIYSRLNNPDLEVLEDRLTLWDKAEACAVFGSGMAACSTVLFEFLRPGDVVLYSQPVYGGTDYLIKHILPRYGIVPVGFYASHPTDEVEQVLVDSGQADKLKLVFLETPANPSNAIVDIENCARIANKYSSSQDPAYVAVDNTFLGPLWQQPLRHGADLVLYSATKYIGGHSDLIGGVCLGSRALIDRVKTLRTFVGNMPDAWTGWLLLRSLETLKLRMTCQMKNARYVADFLADHPQVERVHYLGHIDLEDARYKLYKKQCLAPGGMISFEIVGGQEAAFRFLNSLQLFKLAVSLGGTESLAEHPSTMTHADVSKEDQAKMGITEGLIRLSIGVEHPQDLLADLEQALAAV; the protein is encoded by the coding sequence ATGAGCAAGGACAAGCGACACGTCTCGATCGAAGGCCACGACCTGCGCCCCGAAAGCCTGATGATGAGCTACGGCTACAACCCGGCCCTGTCGGAAGGGGCCGTCAAGCCGCCGATTTTTCAGACCTCCACCTTCGTCTTCAAGAACGCCGAGGAGGGAAAGGCCTTCTTCGAGATCGCTTACGGACTGCGCGAGAGAGGCCCCAACGAGAGGCTGGGACTGATTTACAGCCGCCTCAACAATCCCGACCTGGAAGTGCTGGAGGACCGGCTCACGCTTTGGGACAAGGCCGAGGCCTGCGCCGTCTTCGGAAGCGGAATGGCGGCCTGCTCCACGGTGCTTTTCGAGTTCCTGCGTCCGGGCGACGTGGTGCTCTACAGCCAGCCCGTCTACGGGGGCACCGACTACCTGATCAAGCACATCCTGCCCCGTTACGGCATCGTTCCGGTGGGCTTCTACGCCAGCCATCCGACCGACGAAGTAGAGCAGGTGCTGGTCGATTCGGGCCAGGCCGACAAGCTCAAGCTGGTCTTCCTGGAAACGCCCGCCAATCCGTCCAACGCCATCGTCGACATCGAGAACTGCGCGCGTATCGCCAACAAGTATTCCAGCTCCCAAGACCCGGCCTACGTAGCGGTCGACAATACTTTCCTGGGTCCGCTCTGGCAACAGCCCCTGCGCCACGGAGCCGACCTGGTGCTCTATTCGGCCACCAAGTACATCGGCGGACACAGCGACTTGATCGGGGGCGTGTGCCTGGGCAGCAGGGCATTGATCGACCGCGTCAAGACCCTGCGCACCTTCGTGGGCAACATGCCCGACGCCTGGACCGGCTGGCTGCTGCTGCGCTCGCTGGAAACCCTCAAGCTGCGCATGACCTGCCAGATGAAGAATGCACGCTATGTGGCCGACTTCCTGGCCGACCATCCCCAGGTCGAGAGGGTTCATTACCTGGGTCACATCGATCTGGAGGACGCCCGCTACAAACTCTACAAAAAGCAGTGTCTGGCGCCCGGCGGAATGATCTCCTTCGAGATCGTGGGAGGACAGGAGGCGGCTTTCAGGTTCCTCAACTCGCTGCAGCTCTTCAAGCTGGCGGTCAGCCTGGGGGGGACCGAGTCGCTGGCCGAGCACCCCTCCACCATGACTCATGCCGACGTCAGCAAGGAAGACCAGGCCAAGATGGGCATCACCGAGGGCCTGATACGCCTCTCCATCGGGGTGGAACATCCCCAGGACCTGCTGGCCGATCTGGAACAGGCATTAGCTGCCGTCTAA
- a CDS encoding TlpA disulfide reductase family protein, whose amino-acid sequence MKGYEGRVVYRDENLGESELAERFGVGRYPAVWVDQALVATPRDFYLWGEEGEGRYTPWKNAENRAKFKNDLKRMIDIRLRGEELESLSADPLLEIASLPDFEVADLEGNPLRDDDLQGKVVIVEFWATWCPPCIRTLRWLKEARKEWGDEVAIVALAVESPAQDVADFPHKVGRVAMATPELIRLFGDVTAVPTLFVFDRQGRTAKVFYGAPEGLHEQVESLVQELSRD is encoded by the coding sequence GTGAAGGGATATGAAGGCCGGGTCGTCTACCGCGACGAGAACCTGGGCGAATCGGAACTGGCGGAGCGTTTCGGAGTGGGACGCTACCCGGCCGTCTGGGTCGACCAGGCCCTGGTGGCGACTCCACGCGACTTCTATCTCTGGGGGGAGGAGGGGGAGGGCCGCTATACGCCCTGGAAGAACGCCGAAAACCGGGCCAAGTTCAAGAACGACCTGAAGCGGATGATCGACATCCGGCTGCGGGGAGAAGAGCTGGAATCGCTTTCCGCCGACCCCCTGCTGGAGATCGCTTCCCTGCCCGACTTCGAGGTCGCCGACCTGGAGGGCAATCCGCTGCGCGACGACGACCTGCAGGGCAAGGTGGTGATCGTCGAATTCTGGGCCACCTGGTGTCCGCCCTGCATCCGCACGCTGCGGTGGCTGAAGGAGGCCCGGAAGGAGTGGGGGGACGAGGTGGCAATTGTGGCCTTGGCGGTGGAAAGCCCGGCTCAGGACGTGGCCGATTTTCCCCACAAAGTCGGACGCGTGGCCATGGCTACCCCCGAACTCATCCGCCTCTTCGGCGACGTCACCGCCGTCCCCACTCTCTTCGTCTTCGACCGGCAAGGCCGCACCGCCAAGGTCTTCTACGGAGCGCCCGAAGGATTGCACGAGCAAGTGGAGAGCCTGGTGCAGGAACTCAGCCGAGATTAG